A window of the Bdellovibrio sp. ZAP7 genome harbors these coding sequences:
- the glpX gene encoding class II fructose-bisphosphatase translates to MDRNLALEFVRVTEAAALESARWMGRGDEKAADAAAVDAMRKAFDVLRMDGTVVIGEGERDEAPMLYIGEKVGTKTDDAPALDIALDPLEGTTICATGGPGSISVIAVAEKGKFLHAPDTYMDKIACGPGAKGKIDIDKSPTENVQAVAKALGKEVSDMTVVILNRPRHKELIDEVRKTGARIQLIGDGDVSAAVSAAWPDSGIDLLIGIGGAPEGVISAAAMQCLGGDFQGRLKWRNDEEKARASKMGLKDLDKKFTCDELASGSVMFVATGITDGSLLKGVRFLPDGKAKSHSIVMRSQTGTIRTIESFHDFTWKKNKKS, encoded by the coding sequence ATGGACAGAAACCTGGCTTTAGAATTTGTACGTGTCACCGAAGCAGCAGCACTAGAATCCGCTCGTTGGATGGGAAGAGGCGATGAAAAAGCCGCCGATGCGGCAGCCGTGGATGCCATGAGAAAAGCTTTCGATGTTCTTCGTATGGACGGCACTGTTGTCATCGGCGAAGGGGAGCGTGATGAAGCTCCAATGCTTTATATCGGTGAAAAAGTAGGAACTAAAACAGACGATGCTCCGGCATTGGATATCGCCTTGGATCCGCTTGAAGGTACTACAATCTGCGCAACCGGTGGCCCGGGCTCTATTTCTGTGATCGCGGTGGCTGAAAAAGGAAAATTCCTTCATGCGCCTGATACTTACATGGATAAAATTGCATGTGGTCCTGGGGCAAAGGGTAAAATCGATATCGACAAATCTCCGACTGAAAACGTACAGGCCGTCGCTAAGGCCTTGGGTAAAGAAGTCAGCGACATGACGGTTGTGATCTTGAACCGTCCTCGTCACAAAGAATTGATTGATGAAGTTCGTAAAACGGGTGCTCGCATCCAGTTGATTGGTGATGGTGATGTTTCTGCTGCGGTTTCTGCAGCTTGGCCTGACTCGGGTATCGATTTGCTTATCGGTATCGGTGGCGCCCCAGAAGGCGTTATCTCCGCAGCCGCAATGCAATGCTTGGGTGGTGACTTTCAAGGTCGCTTGAAATGGAGAAACGACGAAGAAAAAGCTCGTGCTTCTAAAATGGGTCTTAAAGACTTGGACAAAAAATTCACTTGTGATGAACTTGCAAGTGGCTCTGTTATGTTTGTCGCCACAGGGATCACAGATGGTTCATTGCTTAAGGGTGTTCGCTTCCTTCCAGATGGAAAGGCGAAAAGCCACTCGATCGTGATGCGTTCTCAAACGGGCACTATCCGTACCATTGAATCGTTCCATGATTTCACTTGGAAGAAAAACAAGAAGAGCTAA
- a CDS encoding thioesterase family protein, whose protein sequence is MFIHRHKVQFYETDLMGIVHHSNYLRFYEEARVAWAIDKGLIDYQKPESASYFAVYETQVKHLKPTFFGDDLEIEVQARVELSRLIFQYRMRGRGGTTCSVAQTVHVALDKDLKLMRLPAGIKAAVEKESWTETWL, encoded by the coding sequence ATGTTTATTCATCGTCATAAAGTGCAGTTTTACGAAACAGACCTCATGGGAATTGTCCATCACAGCAATTACCTGCGTTTTTACGAAGAAGCGCGGGTGGCGTGGGCCATCGACAAGGGTTTGATCGACTATCAAAAACCGGAATCCGCCAGTTACTTTGCAGTTTATGAAACCCAGGTTAAGCATTTGAAGCCGACATTTTTTGGCGATGATCTGGAAATCGAGGTCCAAGCTCGTGTGGAGTTGAGCCGTCTGATTTTCCAGTACCGCATGCGCGGGCGTGGAGGCACGACGTGTTCTGTTGCCCAAACAGTGCATGTGGCCTTGGATAAAGATTTGAAATTGATGAGATTACCGGCCGGGATTAAGGCCGCAGTGGAGAAAGAATCATGGACAGAAACCTGGCTTTAG
- the pgsA gene encoding CDP-diacylglycerol--glycerol-3-phosphate 3-phosphatidyltransferase, with translation MQVTEWQKKLPMRITMSRIFMVPFVVGAMYPDKLAWNIVAALIFMLASITDYFDGYYARKYGAVSNFGKFMDPIADKILVTSILAMLLALGKIDAWMVIIILARDNFIGGIRSVAAADQIIIDAKPAGKWKTAMQMVAIPCVIIGNIDQYIPYLDKVGYGVLWVSVILSITSGIEYYVGYLKSKKSS, from the coding sequence ATGCAAGTCACTGAGTGGCAAAAAAAGCTTCCCATGAGAATTACCATGAGCCGCATCTTTATGGTGCCGTTTGTTGTCGGGGCCATGTACCCCGACAAGCTGGCTTGGAATATCGTCGCGGCGCTTATCTTTATGCTCGCTTCTATCACGGACTATTTTGACGGCTACTATGCTCGTAAATACGGCGCCGTCAGCAATTTCGGTAAATTCATGGACCCAATCGCCGATAAAATCCTGGTGACCAGCATCCTCGCAATGCTGCTGGCTTTGGGTAAAATCGACGCCTGGATGGTGATCATTATCCTGGCCCGCGACAACTTTATCGGAGGCATCCGTTCCGTTGCTGCGGCAGATCAAATCATCATTGACGCCAAACCAGCGGGAAAATGGAAAACGGCCATGCAAATGGTGGCCATTCCCTGTGTAATTATTGGAAACATTGACCAATACATCCCTTATTTGGACAAAGTTGGCTACGGGGTCTTGTGGGTAAGCGTCATTTTGAGTATAACTAGCGGTATTGAATACTATGTTGGTTACTTAAAGAGCAAAAAAAGCTCCTAG
- a CDS encoding anion permease, whose product MNKDQEMNYKAWLAVVILGGLIWITPPPAGLKEGAWHLFAIFISAIFGIVIKAATMGSISMISIALVAALQLRAPGDISQSVKLALSGFGNGTIWMITIAFFISRGFIKTGLGKRIAYWFIVKLGGTPLGIAYGLAFSDLVLAPATPSNTARAGGILMPIMKSISMGFGSDPADPKTHRRMGAYLTLNSYYANLLGAAMFITGTASNSMCQKFAKDLGVEISWGGWAMAALVPGLVCLALTPWLLFKIYPPELKDTRSVQQETKGKLKELGTVTRNEWLMVVAFVMLLVMWIFGPQLKIDATVGAMIGLSFLLLSGVLTWEDVKGEKGAWDTMVWFSALVMMAEGLNQLGFVSWFSGIVKGELGHLPWYWAFPAVILVYFYTRYLFASATAHVAAMYSAMLAVALAVGIEGKLVALMLGFTGSLSGVLTHYAHGPAPILYGVGYVELKDWWRIGFIFSIVYIIIWMGLGAVWWKVLGIY is encoded by the coding sequence ATGAATAAAGATCAGGAAATGAACTATAAGGCCTGGCTCGCAGTGGTTATTTTAGGCGGTCTTATCTGGATCACTCCTCCCCCTGCCGGACTGAAAGAAGGTGCCTGGCATTTATTTGCGATCTTTATTTCAGCGATCTTTGGTATTGTTATCAAAGCCGCGACCATGGGAAGTATCTCGATGATTTCGATTGCCTTGGTGGCAGCCCTGCAGTTGCGCGCCCCGGGTGATATTTCTCAATCAGTGAAATTAGCATTAAGTGGATTCGGCAACGGCACCATCTGGATGATCACCATCGCCTTTTTTATTTCTCGTGGTTTCATTAAAACAGGTTTAGGAAAAAGAATTGCTTATTGGTTTATCGTAAAATTGGGCGGCACACCTTTGGGTATCGCTTATGGTTTGGCGTTTTCGGATTTGGTGTTAGCTCCCGCCACTCCAAGCAACACGGCTCGGGCCGGTGGTATTTTGATGCCAATCATGAAATCCATCTCGATGGGATTTGGTTCTGATCCTGCCGATCCTAAAACTCACCGTCGGATGGGTGCGTATTTAACTTTGAATTCTTATTACGCCAATCTCTTGGGTGCGGCGATGTTCATCACAGGAACCGCCTCCAACTCCATGTGCCAGAAGTTTGCAAAAGACTTGGGCGTGGAAATTTCCTGGGGTGGCTGGGCGATGGCAGCTTTGGTGCCGGGACTTGTTTGCTTGGCCTTAACACCGTGGTTATTATTTAAAATCTATCCGCCGGAATTAAAAGACACTCGGTCGGTTCAACAGGAAACCAAGGGAAAACTAAAAGAACTCGGCACGGTCACCCGCAATGAGTGGTTGATGGTGGTCGCGTTCGTGATGCTTTTGGTGATGTGGATTTTCGGACCACAATTAAAAATTGATGCGACTGTTGGCGCGATGATTGGACTTTCATTCCTGCTGTTAAGCGGAGTTCTAACTTGGGAAGATGTAAAGGGTGAAAAAGGCGCGTGGGATACGATGGTGTGGTTTTCAGCCCTCGTGATGATGGCTGAAGGCCTTAATCAATTGGGCTTCGTCAGCTGGTTTAGCGGCATTGTGAAAGGCGAACTTGGACATCTTCCGTGGTACTGGGCTTTCCCTGCTGTGATCTTGGTCTATTTTTATACTCGTTATTTGTTTGCGAGTGCGACCGCTCACGTGGCGGCAATGTATTCAGCGATGCTTGCAGTTGCGCTCGCCGTTGGCATCGAAGGAAAACTAGTGGCGCTGATGTTGGGTTTTACGGGTTCACTCTCTGGAGTTCTGACCCACTATGCCCATGGACCTGCACCGATTTTATACGGCGTCGGTTACGTCGAGCTAAAAGACTGGTGGAGAATCGGTTTCATATTCTCCATCGTCTACATCATTATTTGGATGGGCTTAGGCGCCGTTTGGTGGAAGGTCTTGGGTATTTACTAA